The Vicia villosa cultivar HV-30 ecotype Madison, WI linkage group LG1, Vvil1.0, whole genome shotgun sequence genome includes a region encoding these proteins:
- the LOC131607225 gene encoding uncharacterized protein LOC131607225: protein MAEAEPSNGYCSSSGEEDGDAAWRAAIDSVAGTSSYITSIMNGASATNNNEPKKHSDHNPKTPKLKHYQLKAQKLLDEMLENTIEIVKAPVLDQDEDPTINDCGIRLFKHSKPGIILDQADEPQPPRKRPRIVPGEDIDEKSKKFRRRIQSIVVDGKDLIAAANDAHKKALARLEAKDAAAKAAAKREEERVEKLKRIRGERWLPSMAKEMKVKH, encoded by the exons ATGGCAGAGGCGGAACCCAGCAATGGCTACTGCAGCAGCAGTGGCGAAGAAGACGGTGACGCCGCATGGAGAGCCGCCATCGATTCCGTCGCCGGAACTTCCTCCTATATCACTTCCATCATGAATGGGGCTTCCGCCACCAATAACAATGAACCCAAGAAGCATAGTGACCACAACCCTAAAACCCCAAAGTTAAAGCATTACCAACTAAAG GCACAAAAGCTTTTGGATGAAATGTTGGAAAATACTATAGAGATAGTGAAAGCTCCTGTccttgaccaagatgaggatccTACTATCAATGATTGCGGCATTCGTCTGTTTAAACATTCTAAACCAGGAATTATTCTTGATCAAGCAG ATGAACCTCAACCGCCAAGGAAACGACCTAGAATAGTTCCGGGAGAAGATATTGATGAGAAATCAAAAAAG TTTAGAAGAAGAATTCAGTCTATTGTTGTAGATGGGAAGGATTTAATTGCTGCAGCAAATGATGCACACAAGAAGGCATTAGCTAGACTAGAAGCTAAAGATGCAGCAGCGAAAGCTGCAGCCAAGAGAGAGGAGGAAAGAGTTGAGAAATTGAAAAGGATTAGGGGAGAGAGGTGGCTACCGTCCATGGCCAAGGAGATGAAGGTTAAACATTAA